The Cyprinus carpio isolate SPL01 chromosome A9, ASM1834038v1, whole genome shotgun sequence genome window below encodes:
- the LOC109063926 gene encoding ubiquitin-conjugating enzyme E2 E3-like has protein sequence MSSERQRSDDESPSTSSGSSDADQRDPPVPEPEEQEERKQPTPPQQQKKSTKLSSKTTAKLSSSAKRIQKELAEITLDPPPNCSAGPKGDNIYEWRSTILGPPGSVYEGGVFFLDITFSSDYPFKPPKVQCGKPSSLFIHYF, from the exons ATGTCCAGTGAAAGACAACGGTCAGATGATGAAAGTCCCAGCACCAGCAGCGGTAGTTCCGATGCGGATCAGAGAGATCCTCCAGTGCCAGAACCAGAAGAACAAGAGGAGCGAAAACAACCCACGCCTCCACAACAGCAGAAGAAGTCCACCAAACTGTCCAGCAAAACAACAGCCAAATTATCCTCCAGTGCGAAGAG AATCCAGAAAGAGCTTGCAGAAATCACTCTGGATCCTCCACCCAACTGCAG tgcGGGACCCAAGGGTGACAACATCTATGAGTGGAGATCCACCATCCTGGGCCCTCCAGGTTCAGTCTATGAGGGAGGCGTGTTCTTTCTGGATATCACCTTCTCTTCCGATTACCCCTTCAAGCCACCAAAGGTACAGTGTGGAAAACCATCTTCCCTTTTTATTCACTATTTTTGA